One segment of Anatilimnocola aggregata DNA contains the following:
- a CDS encoding ABC transporter permease — protein sequence MLSFENRLITYYEWLWGSAYNWQQPDKWGFAIGAVIIIFALALLVPFFWFVIASFSRGPSEAFYLVSRSILSVFTEDAPGFSLRRTLAIAKLSLQEAVRNRVLIAFGLFLVVLLVAGLFLDVKNSNPARLYLSFVISTTNYLLLLMTVFLSTFSIPNDIKNRTIYTVVTKPVRASEMVLGRIMGFMGIGSLMLLAMCAVSYVFILRGLTHSHEVVTDSFQAVVDETGAPTTMEKGETTNNYHHQHEIVIDENGKATASTVMGHTHEVTVTGTGKDRKLTLGPPLGMLQAKAPIYGRLQVIDSSGNSSVTGGISVGDEWSYRGYIEGGYNTKAAAIWTFDGITKERYPNGLPLEINLQVFRTYKGNIERGVLGEIILRNPDETARVRQSGPIVFESREFVSDYKLINKENPKYQIDPFDYVSDDGRIQVIIKCAEPSQYFGIAQADVYLRPSDGIFELNFIKAYFSIWLQMLLVTCFGVMFSTFLSGPIALLATNAGVVLGLFGEFARNVATGAEQGGGPIESIIRLVTQQNQTTDMEMNAIAMNIIKGFDSTLMYFMYGLTYILPDLTQFDSSQFVANGIDIYPAVVLRQLTMALVYAACATFAGYFFLKSREIAA from the coding sequence ATGCTTTCCTTCGAAAACAGACTAATCACCTATTACGAATGGTTGTGGGGAAGTGCCTACAACTGGCAACAGCCCGACAAGTGGGGCTTTGCCATCGGCGCGGTGATCATCATCTTTGCCCTCGCGCTGCTGGTGCCGTTTTTCTGGTTCGTGATTGCCTCGTTCTCGCGCGGGCCCAGCGAAGCCTTTTACCTGGTTTCGCGCTCGATCCTCTCGGTCTTTACCGAAGATGCGCCGGGCTTCTCGCTCCGGCGCACGTTGGCGATTGCCAAGTTGTCGCTGCAAGAGGCGGTTCGCAATCGCGTGCTAATTGCCTTCGGTTTGTTCCTGGTGGTGCTGCTCGTCGCCGGCTTGTTCCTGGATGTAAAAAACAGCAACCCCGCGCGCCTCTACCTGAGCTTCGTCATTTCAACGACGAACTATCTGCTGTTGTTGATGACGGTCTTTCTCAGCACCTTCAGCATTCCGAACGATATCAAAAACCGTACCATTTACACCGTCGTCACCAAGCCGGTGCGGGCGAGTGAGATGGTACTGGGCCGCATCATGGGCTTCATGGGCATTGGTTCGCTGATGCTCCTCGCCATGTGCGCCGTGAGTTACGTCTTCATCTTGCGCGGCCTCACGCATTCGCACGAAGTAGTCACCGACAGCTTTCAAGCCGTCGTCGATGAGACCGGTGCCCCGACCACGATGGAAAAAGGTGAGACAACCAACAACTATCACCACCAGCACGAAATTGTGATCGACGAGAACGGCAAAGCCACCGCTAGTACGGTGATGGGGCATACACACGAAGTGACAGTGACCGGAACCGGCAAAGATCGCAAGCTCACGCTTGGTCCGCCACTTGGCATGCTGCAAGCCAAGGCACCCATTTATGGCCGGCTTCAAGTTATCGACTCCAGCGGCAACTCGAGCGTCACGGGGGGTATTAGCGTCGGCGACGAATGGAGCTATCGCGGCTATATCGAGGGTGGTTACAACACCAAGGCAGCCGCCATTTGGACGTTTGACGGAATCACGAAAGAGCGCTATCCCAACGGGCTGCCGTTGGAAATCAACCTGCAGGTGTTTCGCACCTATAAGGGGAACATCGAACGTGGCGTGCTCGGCGAAATTATTCTGCGCAACCCCGATGAAACTGCCCGCGTACGACAAAGCGGCCCAATCGTATTCGAATCGCGAGAATTCGTTTCGGACTACAAGTTGATTAACAAAGAGAATCCCAAGTATCAAATCGATCCGTTCGACTATGTAAGCGACGATGGCAGAATTCAAGTCATCATTAAGTGCGCGGAGCCCTCGCAGTACTTCGGCATAGCGCAGGCCGACGTCTACCTCCGTCCGTCCGATGGCATCTTCGAATTGAACTTTATCAAGGCCTACTTCAGCATCTGGCTGCAGATGTTGCTGGTGACTTGCTTCGGTGTGATGTTCAGCACTTTCCTCAGTGGGCCGATTGCCCTGCTGGCGACGAACGCGGGTGTGGTGTTGGGACTGTTCGGCGAATTCGCTCGCAATGTCGCAACGGGCGCCGAACAGGGTGGCGGGCCGATCGAGTCGATCATTCGGCTGGTCACTCAGCAGAATCAAACGACCGATATGGAAATGAACGCCATTGCCATGAACATCATCAAAGGGTTCGATAGCACGCTGATGTATTTCATGTACGGACTCACCTATATCCTGCCGGATCTAACGCAGTTCGACTCGTCTCAGTTCGTGGCGAATGGTATCGATATTTATCCGGCAGTCGTACTGCGGCAATTGACGATGGCTCTCGTTTATGCCGCTTGTGCGACGTTTGCTGGTTACTTCTTCCTTAAGTCGCGGGAGATCGCCGCGTGA
- a CDS encoding cobalamin-binding protein, translated as MRIVSLLSSATEMLFALGLGEQVLAVSHECDWPVGARHLPRATHSRIDSSQPSDAIDAQVKQLVAGGEQLYELNEPLLRQLQPDLIVTQAQCDVCAIRLADVLKLRDDCPELRATRVLPLNPLSLADVLADIARVGEATGVPSRAADLVAGYRARIDSIASRTNSLAARQRPRVLCIEWVAPLMPAGNWTPELIHLAGGDSGLAIAGQHSRYATWAEVAAFDPQVILVAPCGFNLPRTLIEAEQLHQVPGWQNFTALRTGRVFAIDGNGLLNRSGPRLIESLELLAQLLQPEMFADFGLRSYWQPLVSAP; from the coding sequence ATGCGAATTGTCTCGCTGCTATCGAGCGCTACGGAAATGCTCTTCGCACTTGGGCTGGGGGAGCAAGTGCTGGCCGTCAGTCACGAATGCGATTGGCCAGTCGGTGCCCGGCATCTGCCGCGGGCCACGCACTCCCGCATCGATAGCAGTCAACCCAGCGACGCCATCGATGCGCAGGTGAAACAGCTTGTCGCTGGTGGCGAGCAACTCTACGAACTGAATGAACCACTCCTGCGCCAGCTGCAGCCCGACTTGATCGTCACGCAAGCGCAGTGCGATGTGTGCGCAATTCGTCTGGCCGATGTCTTGAAGCTGCGTGACGATTGCCCAGAACTGCGCGCCACGCGCGTTTTGCCGCTCAATCCCTTGTCGCTCGCCGATGTCCTTGCCGACATTGCGCGCGTTGGTGAAGCCACGGGAGTGCCGTCCCGGGCGGCAGATTTGGTCGCTGGCTATCGCGCTCGAATTGATTCCATCGCCAGCCGCACGAACAGTCTCGCTGCCCGTCAACGACCGCGCGTCTTGTGTATCGAGTGGGTCGCACCTTTGATGCCAGCTGGCAATTGGACGCCGGAACTGATTCACCTGGCCGGTGGCGACAGTGGCCTCGCTATCGCTGGCCAGCACAGCCGCTATGCAACATGGGCAGAAGTGGCAGCATTCGATCCGCAGGTGATTCTCGTCGCCCCGTGCGGCTTCAATTTGCCACGCACCCTGATTGAAGCCGAACAACTACACCAGGTACCCGGTTGGCAGAACTTCACCGCCCTTCGCACGGGACGGGTCTTTGCCATCGATGGCAACGGGCTCCTCAATCGCAGCGGGCCGCGGCTGATTGAATCGCTCGAACTCCTCGCGCAATTGCTGCAGCCCGAGATGTTCGCCGACTTCGGGCTGCGGTCGTATTGGCAACCGCTCGTGTCTGCGCCGTAA
- a CDS encoding L,D-transpeptidase produces the protein MNSLKSTCVILVLAGVLYGVYVTLNGPEKSPSSSLSQQQLTEMQPPAIDFGQGAANGQPSLPPLIDSPPAASTIPVVDQQGIAPTRDIPAYYPAPERSVPPLVEPVEATIPETQPSGPAPFATEPSDPNAGSSTYTQPTYSQPIEPSQPQTAPATPTTAATTPALEAHKLKQAWLLVERHVQDNKFRDALAELSPFANNTYLTPAERQQVLTWLDALAGKVIYSNEHHFGEPHRVVGKTQTLYEVSSMYKVDAQLLMNINSAVVRDSAVLVPGTELKVIPGPFRAELSVAAGELTLFLGPLYAGRFSFTVGDEQPPAGTYQVREKSREKLYVGRDGRQLAANDPANPYGGWWLDLGNNVSLHGSPATAGGPALGCISFSPQDAQDLASILSVSSEVVIKP, from the coding sequence GTGAACTCACTCAAATCGACTTGCGTGATCCTCGTGCTGGCCGGCGTGCTGTACGGGGTCTACGTCACTCTCAATGGGCCTGAAAAGTCCCCCTCGAGCTCTCTCTCGCAGCAACAGCTGACCGAGATGCAGCCCCCCGCAATTGACTTTGGTCAAGGCGCGGCCAATGGACAACCGTCGTTGCCGCCGCTAATCGATTCGCCACCTGCAGCCTCGACGATTCCCGTCGTCGATCAGCAAGGAATCGCGCCAACGAGAGACATTCCCGCCTACTACCCGGCTCCCGAGCGCAGTGTTCCGCCGCTGGTTGAACCCGTAGAAGCAACGATTCCAGAAACTCAGCCGAGTGGACCTGCTCCGTTCGCTACTGAACCGTCTGATCCCAATGCCGGGTCGTCTACCTACACTCAACCAACTTATTCGCAGCCAATCGAGCCATCGCAACCTCAGACTGCGCCTGCCACTCCAACGACCGCAGCAACCACACCCGCGCTCGAAGCCCACAAGCTGAAGCAAGCCTGGCTGCTGGTCGAGCGGCACGTGCAGGACAACAAGTTTCGCGACGCCCTCGCGGAACTTTCGCCGTTTGCCAATAACACCTACCTGACCCCAGCTGAGCGGCAACAAGTTCTGACCTGGCTCGATGCGCTGGCGGGCAAGGTGATCTACAGCAACGAACATCACTTCGGCGAACCCCACCGCGTGGTTGGTAAAACGCAAACGCTGTACGAAGTATCGAGCATGTACAAAGTCGACGCGCAGCTATTGATGAACATCAACTCGGCCGTCGTGCGCGATTCTGCAGTGCTCGTGCCGGGAACCGAATTGAAAGTGATTCCCGGTCCGTTTCGTGCGGAGCTCAGCGTTGCTGCTGGCGAATTGACTCTCTTCCTGGGCCCGCTCTATGCCGGACGATTCTCCTTCACTGTTGGTGATGAACAACCGCCAGCCGGTACTTATCAAGTGCGCGAGAAGAGCCGAGAGAAGTTGTATGTCGGTCGCGATGGCCGCCAATTGGCCGCCAACGATCCGGCTAATCCTTACGGAGGCTGGTGGCTCGATTTGGGAAACAACGTCTCGCTGCACGGGAGCCCCGCGACCGCCGGTGGTCCTGCCTTGGGCTGCATTAGCTTCAGCCCGCAAGATGCGCAAGACCTGGCCAGCATTCTGAGCGTCAGTTCAGAAGTGGTCATCAAGCCGTAG